In Euphorbia lathyris chromosome 2, ddEupLath1.1, whole genome shotgun sequence, the sequence accgacggattttccgtcggtaaatctgccagaatgtaaaaaatgctgttttggtctctctttctcaacttttaagcttttaatcctttgtgtgtgtatatatatatatatatatatatatatatatatatatatatatatatatatatagttatgtaatatatgcttTCAAGTTATTTTTAGATACCttatacatatagttatttaatgtgtttataaattatttttcattaattggatttgataaagtatatgtatatatattttctttttcattcatttaaattatattgggttttattttaaaatgtcatttacttgggtattttgagGTAACTAAGTAGTAGATGTTTTGAGGATAATTAGAAGTCATTTTGAtgttaatgtatatttgggaaagttattttttatatattacaaTAGTCATTTGGGGATATaaagtttattttcttattaacaatgaattttgtttattattttacttGTTTTTAAGTTGGGTAAAAGTATATTATCTTtggtatcttttatttttattattatatttatacttaGCTATATTAGGTGATATTCTTTATTTGGTTTCCTAAAATTATGtttatatcattattttcaaacatatgtatataatatgTATATGCttcttctttattctttttttttgtgacaTTTGGAGACATGGTTTCAAATTGGTTCCCAATTGAGAAATTTGGTGTTAgttggtttattgttgtaattatgataaatgtcaaaggttaattgagtgaaaaggggaaaaattacaaaaaagagagtttaattggttggtttaaattaaagcttttctagagattctcaaaatgtaaataacgttttcttgacatctttaaatcatttccaaaacatcacgttttaaaaccttagtccgttccaatgacggattaagcgaaccttgtaattaaaatcgttttcattgtgaataatagagttttgaatcgttttcttaagtgattggtacaaaataaaattgacttgtatgtttaaccacatTTTCTTATCAAAGACTTTTacctcaacgttttcaaacgcttgggtcgttccaacgacgagtCGGGTGAAtatcatcaaacggggttttgaaacgtacctaaatcgttccaacgacgattaaggtgcgaaccacgtaaatggactcgttttggggaagtgaATTAGTATGTAaacacgaagcataaatcacgttgtaaataaatcaattcttccttctccccctctctttcctatgtattttgaacttatgtaaatgggtgattctttactaaagtgacttttcaataatatatgctcaaaacggttttcaaaacgagaaagaaaaggtttcaaatgaattttaaacttaaagaaatatacgattagtccgttatcgcctaacatgctgagtaggaggccggtggttcataaccgggcgatgtcgggatgcctagtagcctttctccggaaaggagctagcattctcggctcgtacctaagtttcccgaacccacaccggtctcccgcaagggatcggtgttcattttcccattcgtgggtggcgactcttccatatctccgagctccggtcctgccgagaagcttgattccatgattggttgctttcggcgccaatcaccgcttacgtcgccatgaggtgtccaccccccggtccacccgggagattaggccgcggcacctcgtctaacagcgaCACTATGGTTAACTCGAAGCCGATCTTAATTTCCATCTGTTTTGCCtagttaacagcttcatgatatgtttgaaacgtttgtttgggaaaaactGCGAACTGTAATCAATGCCATATCCGCCAAAATCTTCAAACGAAACCTCCTgcaaatgataaataacgaacattacattccaaCATGCGACATTTCTACAAAGTTTCAgtgtctaaacccgaaaaaGCAGCCACAAATATGTCCCgacgtgtgagcatcacgccccaccatgtgatAGGGCATGTGAGCATCgtgcctcaccatgtggtggggcgtatgaacatcacgcctcacgaTGTGGTGGGGCGTAATATTCAAACGCCCCAAcatatggtgaggcgtgatgctcacacgcccgagtcCGAACCATCgattttttcccaaaaaatttgACAGAAATCAATGGAAGTTcaatcggaaaaatacctcgaCTTCAGGGACAACGTCATTCTCGTCTCTTCGCGGTGATAACAGATCGCTCTCCATCAAACATGTTGTCTTTGATCTCGGAACAAAATGTATTTGGGAGAGTTTGAGAGGGtttgaaattttcaatttttggctAAAGGGCGGTTACGTCTTTTATCggggctggaagtgtgaaaTTGGGGCTGGGTATAGTAATCCACTGAAAGAATGATGGTACATAAAGAGCCcttgatattttttttcttgttctctcTGTGTGTGTCCTTCCTCCAATGTGGTTCTGATTGTCTCTTTTTATAGCTTTAACAATTGTGCCTCTTGGTTTTCAGGAAAGAGAAAaactaatttttattaattcctcataaaaatattaagAGAAACTCTCCTTTAGAATTAAACTCTAAtggcttgattggatgaagggtaTGGAAGGGTTAATAAAGGAAGGGTATAGAAGGGTAGGGAAAGGTAGGGAAAGCTAAGGAAAGGGAAGGAagggtaatttctaacccttccaaacccacCAAATTGGAGGGTTCAAAATTGGATACAAATTGTTAAAAagaaacccttcaaaacccctccaaacccttaccctccTAATTTTTTTGTGTTCCAAACATGGGTTATTATAgaaacccttactaacccttcatccttccaaacaagggtttctatcaacccttactaatcattcccttactaacccctctaaaccctccatccaatcaagccctaaAAGAAATCCCCTTTAAGAATTAAACTCTAAAAGAAACTCATCTTTAGAATTAAACTCTAATTAGGACTATTTAAGAAAATCCTAATAGAGTTAAAatcttataaatattatatatgttaagaatCACATAACATAAGTCATCAATTCTTCATTAAATGCTCATTGATCCACAGGCATATGTTAGGACATATCATCATTTGAAACTCATTTTCAGCACATGACTTGACAAATTTCTTCAAATTCTCTTTAAGCTTCATATCATCACCATTTTAACCATCAATTTGAAATTGAGTCTCAAaaatacctacaaaacagaaaacAAGGTAAACTTGAACCTAAAcaacaaaactaaaactaaacccTAAGGAATTAAGGtataaaataatgtataaatATGGACCTATCAGAcctattttcattttctttggCAATAGAACCATTGCCTTAGCAAGACACCCCCATACTTTCAAATAATTATAGGAAGGTTTTCTCCTTTCCATAACTCATGTGGTGTTTTGTCTGATTTCTTACGTGACACTTTATTTAAAAGGTGATTAGCTGATAAAACAGCTTCTCCCCACATGTTTCGTGGCAACCCATAGCTATTCAACATTGTGTTCATCATTTCCTTCAAGGTACGATTCTTATGTTCTGCTACTCCATTCGATTGAGGGGAGTGCGATGGTGGTACCTCATGAACAATTCTGGGTTGAGAGCAAAATTTGCCAAGTGGTTCAACATATTCACCACCACGATCACTTCTAATcactttaataataaaaagttgattttccacttccTGCTTATAGATAACAAATTTATAgcttcattttttcttttaagcAAATATACATAACGATATTTTGTATTATCATtaataaaagtaataaaatatttattacctTCTCTAGTTTGAATAAACTTTAAGTCACAAATATCACTATGTAATCCGAGAGGGTTTTGGGCTTGCTGCTGAGGGCCATGAGAAGGCTTTGAGCGTCTCTATTttttcttctcctcctgatTTCCTGTTATTTTTGCTTTCTGAAAATATTATGTGGGTTaactttcctaggctaatcccggattaatttgttgtggtgtttgtttggtctttactttcttttctataccaaaaaaagaaagaaaagagaacGTTAATTTGAAGTTTTAGCAAATATAGTtaaattgttttgaagtaagatgcatgagttttttttatcaatcattaGCACAATATGTGAGTGTTcgaatatatatattcttttatttattttgaaatgATATATTCCTTTTAATTAACTTTGAAAATAAAAcgtataaaaactaaatttagtTTGTCcattttgattaattttttttttggtaaattttgattaatttttttaatacatcgattaagtgatattttagttacgtttttggttttaatttaagtttttttttttttttttgtggagaCACATATAATGGATACCCATATTGATTTGAAAAAGTTGTCATATTGTTTTTTGGTTTAATGCATATTTATACTTTTAAATTTGACACTTTTGTTTATCggtaccctaaacttttaaaataacatatcatattataattgactttaaaatcatatcacacatctatagttggttttaaaaacctatcacatatCTATAGTCAGCTCATTCGAACCTTATACACACAAAATCATTGATTTATCATCTTTGACAGATGAAATACGGATGAGATGGCATGCATGCtatagaagaaaagaaaaacgcGTGAGTTTGTTCTATATGCCACCTCATCTATAAAAACGACAGACTAATGATTTTGTGTACAAGAAACCCGAATAAACCAACTATAAACATGTGatagatttttaaaattaactTATATAGTATGCTTTTAAAGCTAACTATAAATATGcgataaattattttaaaaaattaaaagtgcgGTTGGACAAAACTTCCAAATCACCATGCTTTGCTATTCTTGTCTTTAAAGTCGCCTGCTTAATCCCGAAGTAAAGAGGATAAAATAGTCATTACATCTTGTCCGTGAAGGGCAAAACTGCGAGTTCTCCGCCTAAAACGGAACCCTAGCATGTTTTTTCACTATAAATAGCGGCATTTCTGATTCAAGCCCCCACATTTTGCTGCCCCTTGTATTAGCTCGAGCAGTGTTGCTAGGGTTTCTGCTCTCTTCTGCCCGCCGTAGTCATCTTCTCTGGTAATATTTCCATCCatttctccaattctattagTTCGTTTTCTCTTATTCCTGCTCATAGTTAAATCCCTTTCTTCTGCTTTTTAGATTGGTAGAAAGATTGGTAGATTGTTTTATTATTAGTCTTCTATTTTGAAACCACCTACTGATTAAGAACTAGATCAAGCAAACTTTTGATGCATATATGAAATTCTTCTAGATCCTAAGTGGAATTATCTATTACTATGCAAAACTTAGCTGAAATCTTTGTTGATGTTGGATCTTTGTGGTTGTAATCCGATCTAACATTTGGTTGTGAAAACTTTCAGATCTGTCTGAAGTAATATAAAATGGGTAAGGAGAAGATTCACATCAGCATTGTGGTCATTGGACATGTCGACTCTGGCAAGTCTACCACTACTGGCCATCTTATCTACAAGCTTGGAGGTATTGACAAGCGTGTGATTGAAAGGTTCGAGAAAGAAGCTGCTGAGATGAACAAAAGGTCATTCAAGTACGCTTGGGTTCTTGACAAGCTGAAGGCAGAGCGTGAGCGTGGTATCACTATTGATATTGCCTTGTGGAAGTTCGAGACCACCAAGTACTACTGCACTGTTATTGATGCTCCTGGACATCGTGACTTTATCAAGAACATGATTACTGGGACATCTCAGGCTGACTGTGCTGTTCTTATCATTGATTCCACCACCGGTGGGTTTGAAGCTGGTATTTCCAAGGATGGACAGACCCGTGAGCATGCTCTCCTTGCTTTCACCCTTGGTGTCAAGCAAATGATCTGCTGTTGCAACAAGGTAATCCCTACCTTGTTACCATTTCTGATTTTGCTGCTTATATTCTTGTGAACAATTTTCAATGGAGGATACCCTCATAGGACACGTGCTTGTTGAATTTTGATGTTAACGGAATGTCCAGTTCTATGATGGGTGTTTACTTTATTGAAGATTTATGTTTTTGACTTTCTGGGAGAGATAGCCTAATGGTTGATGGCTCCGGACAAAACCCGGGAATTCTTGAGGGTTCGAAtccctctctctcctctttctatACACTGACATCTATTCACTTGTTTCACAATCATTGATTGGTTTAGCATAGTAGTCTGTCTTTGAGAGCTGATCTCTGTAGTTTCAGTAGCAGTGCGTTATACTACTATATTTGCTTCCGCTGCCATTAATTTGTAATGTTTATGCTATAGCTAATTGAATTTGCATTTATGCCATAGCTAAGTGAATTTGCAGTTTGCTGTTCAGGTAGTTTAAACATAACACATCAATGTTTTTTGCTAAACTACGTGAGCAAATCTCACTACATAATTTGAATAATCTTTGTTTAGTGAGGTTTAAATTGTAGACCTCGGTTCACATAATTGTTCATTGGACCAAGGTCAAGTTTCTATTTAGTGTGTTTGTTCTGGGTCAGTAAAATATTTCAGATCTTATCTTTATTAATGTCATTTCTTTCTTCAAatcttcctttcttttttttagatgGACGCCACAACTCCCAAGTACTCTAAATCCAGGTATGAAGAAATTGTCAAGGAAGTCTCCTCCTACCTCAAGAAGGTTGGATACAACCCTGATAAAATTCCATTCGTGCCCATCTCTGGGTTCGAAGGTGACAACATGATTGAGAGATCAACCAACCTTGACTGGTACAAGGGACCCACCCTGCTTGATGCTCTTGACCAGATTAATGAGCCAAAGAGGCCATCAGACAAGCCCCTTCGTCTACCTCTTCAGGATGTTTACAAGATTGGTGGTATCGGTACTGTCCCAGTGGGTCGTGTTGAGACTGGTGTTATCAAGCCAGGTATGGTTGTGACCTTTGGTCCCAGTGGACTGACAACTGAAGTTAAGTCTGTTGAGATGCATCACGAGGCTCTACCAGAGGCTCTTCCTGGTGACAATGTTGGGTTCAATGTGAAGAATGTGGCAGTGAAGGATCTTAAGAGAGGTTTTGTTGCATCCAACTCTAAGGACGACCCTGCCAAGGAAGCTGCTAATTTCACATC encodes:
- the LOC136219345 gene encoding elongation factor 1-alpha, encoding MGKEKIHISIVVIGHVDSGKSTTTGHLIYKLGGIDKRVIERFEKEAAEMNKRSFKYAWVLDKLKAERERGITIDIALWKFETTKYYCTVIDAPGHRDFIKNMITGTSQADCAVLIIDSTTGGFEAGISKDGQTREHALLAFTLGVKQMICCCNKMDATTPKYSKSRYEEIVKEVSSYLKKVGYNPDKIPFVPISGFEGDNMIERSTNLDWYKGPTLLDALDQINEPKRPSDKPLRLPLQDVYKIGGIGTVPVGRVETGVIKPGMVVTFGPSGLTTEVKSVEMHHEALPEALPGDNVGFNVKNVAVKDLKRGFVASNSKDDPAKEAANFTSQVIIMNHPGQIGNGYAPVLDCHTSHIAVKFSEILTKIDRRSGKELEKEPKFLKNGDAGMIKMIPTKPMVVETFAEYPPLGRFAVRDMRQTVAVGVIKSVEKKDPSGAKVTKSAAKKK